From a single Micromonospora pallida genomic region:
- a CDS encoding nucleoside/nucleotide kinase family protein yields MPQQSGSDPGPAPQSGSSSGPARRPASGPVPARQFASGPELARQPAYGPLPARECPVDELVARARALAAAGPRQLLGIAGAPGAGKSTLAERVVAEVGPTARLVPMDGFHLAQAELHRLGRADRKGAVDTFDAYGYAALLRRLHRLEPVTVYAPAFRREIEEPVAGSIGVPPSVTLVVTEGNYLLLPEDPWDEVRALLHDAWFLDLDAELRLRRLTARHVSYGRSPAEAERWARGSDEANAALVAGTAPRADLVVRLADPLPG; encoded by the coding sequence ATGCCCCAGCAGTCCGGGTCCGATCCCGGTCCGGCCCCGCAGTCCGGATCCAGTTCCGGTCCGGCCCGGCGACCCGCGTCCGGTCCGGTCCCGGCCCGGCAGTTCGCGTCCGGGCCCGAGTTGGCCCGGCAGCCCGCGTACGGTCCGCTTCCGGCCCGGGAGTGTCCGGTCGACGAGCTGGTCGCGCGGGCCCGCGCGCTGGCCGCCGCCGGTCCCCGGCAACTGCTCGGTATCGCCGGGGCACCGGGGGCGGGCAAGTCGACTCTCGCCGAGCGGGTCGTCGCCGAGGTCGGCCCGACTGCCCGGCTGGTGCCGATGGACGGGTTCCACCTGGCCCAGGCGGAACTGCACCGGCTCGGCCGGGCCGACCGCAAGGGCGCGGTGGACACCTTCGACGCGTACGGCTACGCGGCGTTGCTGCGGCGGCTGCACCGGCTGGAGCCGGTCACCGTGTACGCGCCGGCCTTCCGCCGGGAGATCGAGGAGCCGGTCGCCGGGTCGATCGGCGTGCCGCCCTCGGTCACGCTGGTGGTGACCGAGGGCAACTATCTCCTCCTCCCCGAGGATCCGTGGGACGAGGTCCGCGCCCTGCTGCACGACGCCTGGTTCCTCGACCTCGACGCCGAGCTGCGGCTGCGCCGGCTCACCGCCCGGCACGTGTCGTACGGCCGGTCGCCGGCCGAGGCGGAACGCTGGGCGCGCGGCTCCGACGAGGCCAACGCGGCTCTGGTGGCCGGCACCGCGCCCCGCGCCGACCTGGTGGTCCGGTTAGCCGACCCCCTCCCGGGGTGA
- a CDS encoding SIMPL domain-containing protein has product MVDGPVVTVRGEAYREVAPEIARFAVTAMARDKDREVTLTRLAERAAAIRVLLDGYGPAVDRRETGELRVRPELKRSGERVVAYHGSMTTTVTVSDFAVLGELMLRLADQDQVSVAGPWWSLRPDSPVHREARQAAITEALDRAREYAEALGARVTGLIELSDSGMAAQPMTFRAAGFAAGKEAGPSPEIDLDPQQQTVQAAVEARFAISEPVLD; this is encoded by the coding sequence ATGGTGGACGGACCGGTGGTTACCGTACGCGGCGAGGCGTACCGGGAGGTGGCACCCGAGATCGCCCGCTTCGCGGTGACCGCGATGGCCCGCGACAAGGACCGCGAGGTGACCCTGACCCGGTTGGCCGAGCGGGCCGCCGCGATCCGGGTGCTGCTCGACGGCTACGGCCCGGCGGTGGACCGCCGGGAGACCGGCGAGCTGCGGGTCCGTCCCGAGCTGAAGCGTTCCGGTGAGCGGGTGGTCGCCTACCACGGCAGCATGACCACCACGGTCACGGTCAGCGACTTCGCCGTCCTCGGGGAACTGATGCTCCGCCTGGCCGACCAGGACCAGGTCTCGGTCGCCGGCCCGTGGTGGTCGCTGCGGCCGGACAGCCCGGTGCACCGCGAGGCGCGGCAGGCCGCCATCACCGAGGCGCTCGACCGGGCCCGGGAGTACGCCGAGGCGCTGGGCGCCCGGGTGACCGGCCTGATCGAACTCTCCGACTCCGGGATGGCCGCCCAACCGATGACGTTCCGGGCGGCCGGCTTCGCCGCTGGTAAGGAGGCCGGTCCCAGCCCCGAGATCGACCTCGACCCGCAGCAGCAGACCGTGCAGGCCGCCGTCGAGGCACGGTTCGCGATCAGCGAGCCGGTCCTGGACTGA